One Trichormus variabilis 0441 genomic window, CCCAATCCCTCGCTAATTCCTAGTGAGCCTGGGGCGATCGCTACAGTTCGTATGGTAGAAATGATCACAGTCAGCGAGCTTCAGCCTGCTACCGTCATCTTGACTCGGCCATTAGTAGAATTAGACACCGATGCCAAAAAGCTCGCATCTGCTCAAGAGGCAGTAGCGAAGATTTTACAGTTTTATGAAACTCTTTTGGGTGAACAGATTTACTTTGCAGGCAAAGATTTCACACTGGCAGAAGTAGTTGCAGGTACACTGATTCCTTCTCTCCCCCTTTTCGGGTTCTCTTTAGATGATTACCCTCGTTTGCTAGCCTGGGCGGAACGACTAGAAGAACGGGAAAGTTGGCAAAAGACAACCCCAGATTTCGCCTCTATCGCCGCCGCTATCCCTAACATCAAGGCAATTCTAGAACGGCGTTTTTAAAAATAGTGAGTAGGGAGTACTGAGTGCTGAATATTCAGTGTTGAGTCCTGATACCGTCTGAGCAATATAGATTAATTTGCTTCGACTCAAGGATGATTGCTCATTGATCAAACAAAGCAATTCGATTGTAAAAAAAGAGGTTGTGCGCCGAAAACCAATAGAAGATAAAAGTTTTTCTGTATAATTCACATTCTCGGCACACAACCCCCTGTTTTTCTCTCTAGTTACTAAAACTGATACTCGTATGCACCGACATCATATTTAATACCAGAAGGACGAGGATTACTGAGGATATCTTTCTTTAATTGACTCCAGGTATAACCATTGTTAATTGCTGGACTAGTTACATTCAATTGGAAGTTGTTTAGGGATGGGTTAACAAACTGGGGGTCTGCAATAATATCATTAGCTCCCATCACAGTGATCAAGGAACTATTAGCGTATACATTGTAGTTATAACTAACATTTGTATTGCTCCAGTTATTGTTGACATTTTTGCCAGGATAAGCGTAAAGAATGTTATTCCACACCTTGACATTTGACGAGGCATTAGCAAAGATTTGCCCATGAGAGATTTCTGGGCTTTGGTTATTCAAATAAGCAGTATTGTGAACAATATCTACATTTTCACTGAGGTAGGTATGAATGCCCGTACCACCATTTTTATATGTAAGATTGTTAGCAACCAAAGTACGTCCTAGATAGGGGCCTAAAGTTGATCCGCCTTGAGTATTTCTTAAATCATCGATGACGATACCATTACCATCTTCAATTTTCCCACTGTATACGAAGGGAATATACTGTCGATTATCATAAACCCGATTGTTGGTAACATACATTCTGTATCCCTTATTGCTATCATAATTCCAATTCTGATAGACCGAAATACCACTGCTAGCATAAGGAGAGTACCAAGCATTGTTATAGACTTCATTGCCATCTATCGTTACATAGTCTGCTTGAATTACAGCAATACCACCACCGCCGCATCCATGTATCTTGTTGTTGAGGATTCGGATGTGATGCGGATGACCATTGTTCCGTCCATCAATGGTGATACAATTTCCGATTGTCCAGGGATTATAAAGGTTATACTGCTGTTCTCTAGCATAATCAAGGCTGATATTGTCATTATTCCCTTCTATCTCTAGCCCTTGGATCTCGACATAAGAGGCTCCATCGCCAATATAAATCCCATTCCAAGCATCATGCTTAATTTTAGGTGTATGTCCACTAGATGCCCGAAATTTGATCCATGCGTTAGCGTTACCAGAGCGAGTTATGGATACAGCATAGCCAGCACCAGGGTATGGATTTGTGTACAGTCCGTTCATAATTATGACTGTATCCCCTGGGTTGGTCAAATCTGCAGCTCTTTGAATTGTTCTAAAGGGAGTAGTTCTGGAGAGTCCATTATTGCTGTCTTTTCCCGTACCACTTACATAATAGGTTTTTGGTGTAGTAGCTGCGGCTAATAAAGTGTGTTTAGGTGCTTTGACTTCTTGAACAGTAGAGGAATTACTGGTATCAATCTTTGATGTGGGTGTATGTTTTTGTACATTAACTGAGCTGCTGAAAAGGACGGGCATGATTAGCAATGCAGTAAAGTTAGTCTTCATGATTAGGTATGCTCGTAAAAAGTTAACAAGTTTTGCGGTCAGATAATAACGTAGGTTCCTAGTTATTTTGATGACAGTGTAATATTTATTCGTTTCAAAATCTTTAAATACTGTATTTTTTTTACTATTACCAAAGATGGACAGTCATGATGAAGTAAATTTCGCAGCTAAGCATGAAATTTTTCTAGGGGCTGGAGACTGATATTTTTACTCAGAGTTGTCCGCTCGGAACTGAATTGTGTTAAGACTCACGCATAAGAACACAAAATCAACGGTGTAGGAATATAGCGGTGTAGGACTTTAAAACCCTTACACTGTATTCCCTTGGAGTTGGAACGATTTTTCTGTCGCTAAAAATGGGGCTGTTTTTTGGGCCAAATCTATACTTTGCGCTTATGTAATGATCGGCTGCCTTGAAAGTGGGGAGTAGGGAGTAGGGAAAATACAGCTTTTATATTTGGCTGCGAAAGTTTTTTCTTCAGGACTGTCTTCCTCAAAGGAAAATCTACAACGAAACATCAAAATAGCCTTTTCTGATCTAAAAATAGGGTGTAAAGGTATGAGAGTCTAGGTGTTGAACAATCTCATACTTTTACACCCTGGGAGAACAAAAAAGCTTTTTGCTTCAGTCTTATTGTTAATTTCTATGCCAAGAGACTTTGGGTAAAATTTGCTTTTGATCAACTCGTCCTTGATACTTGACAGCAAAGTTTAAGAGAGAATCTAGCAGAGAATCAGAGAGATAATGAGGTTGCAAGCCTAAATCGAGTAGTTTAGTGTTTTTGGCATTGAAGTAATGTTCTTCTTTTTCGATTCTGGGATTATCGAGGTTATTGATCTCTACATTTAGTCCCAAGGCATTGCCAGCTTTTTTCACCATTAATGCCAGGTCACCAACACTGAATTGTTCAGTAAATTGGTTAAAGACACGAAACTCACCCGATGGAGCCGGATTAGCGATCGCTAGTTCTACACATCGCACCGTATCCCGAATATCCAAGAATCCGCGCGTTTGCCCACCTTTACCATAAACAGTTAGGGGATGACCAGTTGCAGCTTGAATGCAGAAACGGTTGAGCGCTGTACCAAACACACCATCATAATCTAGTCGGTTAATTAAGAGTTCGTCCATCCCCGTTTCTTCGGTGAGAACGCCGTAAACCACACCTTGATTTAAGTCTGTTGCCCGCAATCCCCAAATCCGACAGGCAAAATGGATATTGTGGCTATCATGAACTTTACTCAAGTGGTACATTGAACCGGGTTGCTTGGGATAAGGTAGGGTATCCTTGCGTCCATTGTGTTCAATGGTGATGTAGCCTTCTTCGATATCAATATTAGGTGTGCCGTATTCCCCCATTGTTCCTAACTTCACTAAGTGACAGTCAGGAAAATCTTCCTTCATTGCATACAGCAAATTCAACGTACCCACAACGTTATTGACCTGGGTAACAACTGCGTGTTCACGGTCAATCATCGAAAATGGTGCTGAACGCTGTTCGCCAAAATGGACTATGGCATTTGGCTCAAATTTATGCAACGCTTTTTGGAGAAATTCATAGTTGGTAATATCGCCAACAAACAGGTCAATAGATTTGCCTGTTAAATCTTGCCAGCGCTGGAGACGTTGCTGAATTGGGGCGATCGGAGTCAGAGTTTCGATACCCAGTTCATTATCCCAGTGCCGACGCACCAAACTATCTAATATTCCAACTTCATAACCGCGATTGGAAAGATAAAGTGCGGTTGCCCAACCGCAGTATCCATCGCCACCAATAACTAGGACTTTCATTTTCACCAGTTTTTACTCGCTGATAGCTTAATCTATCAGGTTTGGGTACCCCCTCACTCATCATTCTGGAAGATATGGAATCAGAAAGGACTCCTAATTTCCACGATAAAATAATGTCTTCTTGCGGCGATCGCATTATGAGGATCACTCATTGATTGGTCTGATGAGCAAGGGAATGGCATCTGAAGATTTTGTTTACGAATCAGATATTCGATGATAAAGCAGGCATTTCAAGGAAGTACAGTATTTTGCACCACCCACCCATACCATTTCTCATGCAGATATCATTCCTATATGTGAGTCAATACCCTGACCTTTACTCAGACAATTTCCTATTTTGCCAAGCCGCAACCAGATTTATTAAGCAATTTGAACTAAAAGTTAAGATTGATGTGACTCTATGTAACAGTCAGTAATCAACCAATCAGAGGTAGCAACTCCTTGAGGTAAGATCCTGAAAATAGGAAAAGGCGATTACATAGAGTCTTAAGACAATGGCACAGGATCGAAAATCAACAGTTATAGTCACTGGAGCTTCTTCTGGGGTTGGTTTGTACGCTGCAAAAGCCCTTGCTAAAAGAGGATGGCACGTCGTCATGGCTTGCCGCAATTTAGAGAAAGCAGAACAAGCCGCGCAAGAAGTCGGAATCCCCAAGGATAGCTACACCATCATACATATTGACTTAGGCTCATTGGATAGTGTGCGCCAGTTTGTGAATGACTTTAGAGCTACTGGCAAATCCTTAGACGCTCTATTGTGCAATGCTGCCATTTATATGCCCTTAATCAAAGAGCCTTTACGCAGCCCAGAAGGTTACGAATTGACTATGACCACCAATCACCTTGGTCATTTTTTGCTGTGTAAGCTCATGCTGGAAGATTTGCAGAAGTCATCGGCTGCGGATAAACGACTTGTGATTTTAGGAACTGTCACCCACAACCCAGACGAACTAGGTGGTAAAATTCCCCCGCGCCCAGACTTGGGTAATTTGGAAGGGTTTGCCCAAGGCTTTAAACCACCAATTTCTATGATTGACGGTAAGAAGTTTGAACCAGTGAAGGCTTACAAAGACAGCAAAGTTTGTAACGTCCTAACCATGCGGGAACTGCATCGCCGTTATCACGAATCCACCGGCATTACTTTCACTTCCCTTTATCCCGGTTGCGTCGCCGAAACACCACTATTCCGCAACCACTATCCCCTATTCCAGAAAATCTTCCCCTTGTTCCAAAAGTACATCACTGGCGGATACGTATCCCAAGAGTTGGCAGGAGAGAGGGTTGCAGATGTGATTGCTGCGCCTGAATACAAACAATCTGGTGCTTATTGGAGTTGGGGAAATCGTCAAAAGAAAGATGGTAAGTCTTTTGTACAAAAAGTTTCTCCCCAAGCTCGTGATGATGAAAAAGCCGAACGCCTGTGGGATTTGAGCGAAAAGCTAGTTGGACTGGAGTCACAAAAGCCAGTTGCACTCAATAGTTAGTAATTTGTGTTGGTTGTTGACGGTTGATAGTTGACAGTTGATGGTCAACTGTTAATACCAATTCTCTATAAAGTTGCACCCAATAAATAATTGTAGAGACGTTGCCTGCAACGTCTCTACAGTCCAGAATAAAGCACATCTTCATTAAGAAATTTTCACCAGTCCCCAGGCGTATTCTGCTTTTCTCAATATCTAAACATAAAAAAATTCCCACTCAAGTCAACGCTTGGGTGGGTAATATTGAGTAGGTACAAATTAATGTACCTTAAATCATTACCAAGATTATTTAGTCTCTGTAAAATCAGCGTCAATTACATCATCACCACCATCAGATGAAGTAGTACCGCCATCTTGAGGAGCCGCACCAGGCGCAGCACCGCCACCAGCTTGTTGATAGATATTGCTACCAACTGCGAACAATGCTTGTTGCAATTCTGGGGTCAGCTTTTTGATTTGCTCGTCGTCTTCCTTAGCAACGGCTTCCCGCAGGTCTTTCACTAAACCTTCAACTTTGGTTTTATCTGCTTCGGGGACTTTATCACCCAATTCTTGTAGCTGCTTCTCAGCTTGGTATGCCAAAGAATCGGCTTGGTTTTTGCGCTCAATTTTCTCCCGGCGTTCTTTGTCAGATGAAGCGTTTTGTTCCGCTTCTCTCACCATGCGGTCAATGTCAGTTTTATCCAGAGTGGAAGCACCAGTAATACTGATGGACTGTTCCTTACCAGTACCTTTATCTTTAGCGGTGACGTTCAGGATACCGTTAGCATCAATGTCGAACACGACTTCGATTTGGGGAACACCCCGTGGTGCTGGAGGAATACCATCGAGGCGGAAGGTTCCCAAGCTCTTGTTATCGTTGGCAAATTCTCGTTCACCTTGGAGGACGTGAATTTCCACGTTGGTTTGACCATCCACGGCTGTAGAGAAGACTTCAGATTTCTTGGTGGGAATTGTGGTGTTACGAGGAATAATCTTTGTCATCACACCACCCAAGGTTTCTACACCCAAGGACAATGGTGTTACATCTAACAATAAGATGCCCGTGACTTCACCACCCAATACACCTGCTTGAATTGCTGCGCCAACTGCCACAACTTCATCAGGGTTAACAGTTTGGTTTGGTTCTTTACCTAGCAGATTCTTAACGAGTTGTTGTACCGCAGGGATACGGGTAGAACCACCCACTAAGACCACTTCATCAATATTGTCTTTCTTGAGTTTGGCATCCCGTAGCGCCTGTTCGACGGGAATACGGCAACGGTCAATCAAGTCGGCACAAAGTTCTTCAAACTTAGCGCGAGTCAGGGTCATATCCAGGTGTTTGGGGCCGTCCTGGGTAGCGGTGATGAATGGGAGGTTAATTTCTGCTTGGGTAACGCTGGAAAGCTCAATCTTAGCTTTCTCTGCTGCTTCGGTTAAGCGTTGCAGTGCTTGTTTGTCTTTGCGGAGGTCAATACCTTCGTCTTTTCTGAACTGTTCAGCGAGGAAATCAACGATTTTTTTATCGAAGTCGTC contains:
- the dnaK gene encoding molecular chaperone DnaK produces the protein MAKVVGIDLGTTNSCVAVMEGGKPTVIANAEGFRTTPSVVAFAKNGDTLVGQIAKRQAVMNPENTFYSVKRFIGRRYDEVTNEATEVSYKVLSSGGNVKVDSPGAGKQFAPEEISAKVLRKLVEDASKYLGETVTQAVITVPAYFNDSQRQATKDAGKIAGIEVMRIINEPTAASLAYGFDKKSNETILVFDLGGGTFDVSVLEVGDGVFEVLATSGDTHLGGDDFDKKIVDFLAEQFRKDEGIDLRKDKQALQRLTEAAEKAKIELSSVTQAEINLPFITATQDGPKHLDMTLTRAKFEELCADLIDRCRIPVEQALRDAKLKKDNIDEVVLVGGSTRIPAVQQLVKNLLGKEPNQTVNPDEVVAVGAAIQAGVLGGEVTGILLLDVTPLSLGVETLGGVMTKIIPRNTTIPTKKSEVFSTAVDGQTNVEIHVLQGEREFANDNKSLGTFRLDGIPPAPRGVPQIEVVFDIDANGILNVTAKDKGTGKEQSISITGASTLDKTDIDRMVREAEQNASSDKERREKIERKNQADSLAYQAEKQLQELGDKVPEADKTKVEGLVKDLREAVAKEDDEQIKKLTPELQQALFAVGSNIYQQAGGGAAPGAAPQDGGTTSSDGGDDVIDADFTETK
- a CDS encoding NAD-dependent epimerase/dehydratase family protein, producing MKVLVIGGDGYCGWATALYLSNRGYEVGILDSLVRRHWDNELGIETLTPIAPIQQRLQRWQDLTGKSIDLFVGDITNYEFLQKALHKFEPNAIVHFGEQRSAPFSMIDREHAVVTQVNNVVGTLNLLYAMKEDFPDCHLVKLGTMGEYGTPNIDIEEGYITIEHNGRKDTLPYPKQPGSMYHLSKVHDSHNIHFACRIWGLRATDLNQGVVYGVLTEETGMDELLINRLDYDGVFGTALNRFCIQAATGHPLTVYGKGGQTRGFLDIRDTVRCVELAIANPAPSGEFRVFNQFTEQFSVGDLALMVKKAGNALGLNVEINNLDNPRIEKEEHYFNAKNTKLLDLGLQPHYLSDSLLDSLLNFAVKYQGRVDQKQILPKVSWHRN
- a CDS encoding glutathione S-transferase family protein, encoding MLKFYYNPISVNARRVWVALLEKQIPFEPLLLNLDGDQFQEEFTAINPLQRVPVIVDNGLRVVESLAILDYLETKYPNPSLIPSEPGAIATVRMVEMITVSELQPATVILTRPLVELDTDAKKLASAQEAVAKILQFYETLLGEQIYFAGKDFTLAEVVAGTLIPSLPLFGFSLDDYPRLLAWAERLEERESWQKTTPDFASIAAAIPNIKAILERRF
- a CDS encoding protochlorophyllide reductase, with the translated sequence MAQDRKSTVIVTGASSGVGLYAAKALAKRGWHVVMACRNLEKAEQAAQEVGIPKDSYTIIHIDLGSLDSVRQFVNDFRATGKSLDALLCNAAIYMPLIKEPLRSPEGYELTMTTNHLGHFLLCKLMLEDLQKSSAADKRLVILGTVTHNPDELGGKIPPRPDLGNLEGFAQGFKPPISMIDGKKFEPVKAYKDSKVCNVLTMRELHRRYHESTGITFTSLYPGCVAETPLFRNHYPLFQKIFPLFQKYITGGYVSQELAGERVADVIAAPEYKQSGAYWSWGNRQKKDGKSFVQKVSPQARDDEKAERLWDLSEKLVGLESQKPVALNS
- a CDS encoding right-handed parallel beta-helix repeat-containing protein, which produces MKTNFTALLIMPVLFSSSVNVQKHTPTSKIDTSNSSTVQEVKAPKHTLLAAATTPKTYYVSGTGKDSNNGLSRTTPFRTIQRAADLTNPGDTVIIMNGLYTNPYPGAGYAVSITRSGNANAWIKFRASSGHTPKIKHDAWNGIYIGDGASYVEIQGLEIEGNNDNISLDYAREQQYNLYNPWTIGNCITIDGRNNGHPHHIRILNNKIHGCGGGGIAVIQADYVTIDGNEVYNNAWYSPYASSGISVYQNWNYDSNKGYRMYVTNNRVYDNRQYIPFVYSGKIEDGNGIVIDDLRNTQGGSTLGPYLGRTLVANNLTYKNGGTGIHTYLSENVDIVHNTAYLNNQSPEISHGQIFANASSNVKVWNNILYAYPGKNVNNNWSNTNVSYNYNVYANSSLITVMGANDIIADPQFVNPSLNNFQLNVTSPAINNGYTWSQLKKDILSNPRPSGIKYDVGAYEYQF